GTTTAAGTACCTGCTCGTTTGTCTCCGTTGGGACCATTCTCCAAAATATAATCGGAAAGAAAAGATCCGCTTTCTTTCCAAACACCAGTACTACGATCTAAAATTTCAGAAGGCCTCCAGTTCTTTTTGTAATCCATCTTAGGATGCCCCGGAAGAAAAAGACCCAATTGAAATTCTTTAAATCCATTCTCCTTCGCCCATAGAATAGAAGAAAGGATCAGAAAATTTCCCAAACTTCTTTTACTTTCTTCCGGATCAAAAACGGAATATACTGCAGACACTGTCTCAAGTCCTAAGTCCAATAAGATCCAACCTAAAAGTATATCCTTTTTATAAAGAAGAAGTTCCGTAGAATTATTAGAACCCTCGTACATCTGAAATTTCATGTTCTTCAAAATTTCGGATTCCGATTCTCCATAAGATCCTTCATGACGGGATTTTTGGTATTTAAGATATAAATTCTTTTTTTCAGCATCGATAAGCGGCAGAGAAATTTTTAAGGTTAGATCGTTATTCTTTTTGATCATCCTTTTGTGATTCGAACTAGGAAAAAAATCATGCAACAAAACCCGATAGCTCAGACAATGAGAACATTGGGAACAATTGGTTCTATAAAAGAAATTGCCGGACCTTCTGAAACCAAAACGAAAAAGATCATCTAAAATTTCAGGAGGAAGTTTTTCCTTAGAGAAG
Above is a genomic segment from Leptospira johnsonii containing:
- a CDS encoding arginyltransferase; this translates as MANMGLDYFEFLNSLPETPESECAYYPDRNSKVKGFFSKEKLPPEILDDLFRFGFRRSGNFFYRTNCSQCSHCLSYRVLLHDFFPSSNHKRMIKKNNDLTLKISLPLIDAEKKNLYLKYQKSRHEGSYGESESEILKNMKFQMYEGSNNSTELLLYKKDILLGWILLDLGLETVSAVYSVFDPEESKRSLGNFLILSSILWAKENGFKEFQLGLFLPGHPKMDYKKNWRPSEILDRSTGVWKESGSFLSDYILENGPNGDKRAGT